GGTCATCCAGTCGATGAAGAAGGTGAAGAATTCCAACCCGCTCTTCTTGCTCGATGAGATCGACAAGATGGGGGCGGATTTCCGTGGCGATCCGTCATCCGCTTTGCTTGAAGTTTTGGACCCCGAACAGAACAACACCTTCATGGATCACTATCTTGAGGTCGAATATGATCTCTCGAATGTGATGTTCGTAACGACAGCGAATACGCTCAACATTCCAGGCCCCTTGATGGACCGGATGGAGATCATCCGTATTGCTGGGTACACCGAAGATGAGAAGGTGGAGATCACCCGGCGTCACTTGATCCCGAAGGTCATGAAAAATCACGGCCTGAAGGCAGAAGAGTGGACCATCGACGATGAGGGTCTGCTTGAGCTTGTCCGGACTTACACCCGCGAGGCAGGTGTTCGGAGTCTGGAGCGGGAAGTCTCGAACCTCTGCCGGAAGGCGGTCAAGGAACTCATCACGTCAGACAAGACGGCGATCAATGTCACGATAGACAACCTCGCTGACTACGCAGGCGTGGCGAAGTTCCGCCACGGCGAAATTGATGGAGAAGATCAAGTCGGCGTCGTGACAGGCTTGGCCTGGACGGAAGTTGGCGGCGAGCTTCTGACGATTGAGGGTGTTGAAATGCCTGGTAAGGGCCGGATGACGGTCACAGGTAACCTCAAGGACGTCATGAAAGAGTCTATCTCGGCAGCGAGTTCCTACGTGAAATCGAGAGCGACCACATTTGGAGTGGAGCCACCGGTGTTTGACCGGAAGGATATTCACGTCCACGTACCGGAAGGCGCAACGCCGAAGGACGGCCCCAGTGCGGGTGTTGCTATGGCGACCACCATTGTGTCGATCATGACGGGAATTCCGATCCGCAAGGATGTGGCGATGACGGGGGAGATCACCCTGCGCGGTCGTGTTCTGCCAATTGGCGGCCTTAAAGAGAAGCTGCTGGCAGCCCTTCGTGGCGGCATCAAAACGGTCTTGATCCCTAAGGACAATGCCAAGGATCTTGCTGATATTCCCGACAATGTGAAGAATCAGCTGGAAATTGTGCCGGTGGAAACCGTGGATGAGGTACTGGTCCGCGCTCTGACCTCGATGCCTGAACCAATTGAGTGGGACGAAGAGGCCTACGCAGCGCAGCAAGCGGAGCGGGGCGTACAAAACACTTCAGCTGAAGGCCTTACTGCCCACTAAATAAACAGAAAAAGCGCTTTTCAAGTCGGGGAGTCCGATGTGATCAGCGCTTTTTTTGTGCCTGCTGTTCGCACCTGCAATATAGTGATGATTGTCTGAAAACTCGCAGAAATCTGCGCATTTCTGCGCTTAATTCTTTGACCCCGCTCTGGCAGGGTGTTTACACTTTTCCCTGATCTCCTGGGGATTCGCTCCCCGCAGCCTAGAGGGGCCGAACGTGAATAAGAACGATCTCATTGCCGTCATTGCTGATCAGACTGGTCTGGCAAAGGGCGACGCCACAAAAGCCGTCGACTGCGTATTTGATACAATCACCTCCACCCTGAAGGGGGGCGATGAAGTCCGCCTGGTTGGATTTGGCACTTTCAATGTAACGCGACGGAACGCTTCTGAAGGCCGCAATCCGCGGACCGGTGAGAAGATCCAGATCCCGGCATCGAACCAGCCTAAGTTCAAAGCTGGTAAGGGCCTAAAGGACGCTGTGAACAGCTAACGCTTTCTGGTTTGGATCGTCCAAGCCTGAGAACGCAAGAAGGTCGGCGAAAGCCGGCCTTTTTTGTTGGGAGCAGCTATTTCGGTGGGACCTCTTCGCCATCTGCCCGGGGGTCCAGCTCCAGTGGTGCAGCGGTCGTTTGGCTGATGGGAACCGCAACGAAATCCTCTTTTTCTTCTTCTGCAACGGCTTCGCGGGTGAAGATCCGGGCGAGAACAAAGAAGATAAACAGGCCTGAAGATAGAGCAGACAGAGCAAAAACCGCTCCAATGCCCAAGAGACCGATCAAACCAGAGATAACAAGCGGTCCTGTCATCGCGCCTACGGCGAAGACCAGGGTCAGGCCGCTTGCAACCAGGACAAACTGGTGTGGCGCCGCATGGTCGTTTGCCTGCGCGACACAGAGGCCATAAAGCGACAGCGCAAATGCGCCAAAACCAAAAGCGCCGAGATAGATGCTTGAAGTCCCCACCTGTCCAGGCGCAAGGCTGAGATAGGCTGCCGTAAGAGCGACTCCTGCCAGAACAAAGATCAGGACCCACCGACGGTCGATCCGGTCAGACAGCCGACCAACAGGGACCTGCAGTAGGGCGCCGCCGAGAATAGCCAGCGTCATAAAGAAGGAAACCCCCTGAATGTCGAGCCCCACTTCTCGCGCGTAGACGGGCCCCAGCGCCCAAAACGGGCCGTTGACGAGTCCAACGATGAAGCAACCCATCACACCAACTGGCGAGATCGACCAGAGCTCTCCAAGTTTTACCCGGGCCGTCTCAAGCGGGGCCGGTTGCACAGCCGTTGTGAGCGAAACGGGCACAAGGGCAAATGACGTCAGGATGGCGACGACAGCAAAAAGTTCGAAGCCGCCTGGATCAAACAGGTTGAGCGCCAGCTGGCCGAGCGTGAGCGACGCGAGGCTGACGACGCGATAGACCGCGAACACCGTCCCTCGGTTAGAGTTGTTGGCCTGTTCGTTGAGCCAGCTCTCGATAATCATGTAGAGACCGGCGATACAGAAGCCTGTCGCAATCCGCAGCAGTATCCAGGCCACAGGCTCTGAGAAGAGCATGTGAGCAAGCGGTGCTGCTGAGGCGATCGATGCGAAGACAGCAAAGGAGCGAATGTGGCCGACGCGCATGATACCGGCGGGCCCGAACAAGGCTCCGAGCATATAGCCGGCAAAATAGGCTGATCCCATGAGCCCGAGGCTCGTGGCTGAAAAGCCGTTGAGGCTCCCTCTGATCGGCAGAAGGGTGCCAAACAGGCCGTCACCGAGCAGCAGGATCGCCGTGGAGAGAAACAGGGAAAAGAAGGGAGCGAGACTGCGCGTCATGGTTCATCTCCACATGGCGTCAGGTGAGCGGCCACGCGAAAAGAGGGCGGGATTTCTAAACTGCCTTTGATCTGAAATCAGGCTGTGCGGCAAGCACTTTTTTTGCTTGGTGCTAACGCGGGTCAGGCGTCAGCCGTGTGCTCGTTCGCCCATGCGGCAATCTGCATCAAATGCTCAATGAGGGGACCGGCTTCTGGCGTTAGCGCATAGGTGACCTGAGGAGGCGACGTATCGACGACAGACCTTGAAATCAGGGCCGCCTCTTCAAGTGCGCGCAGGTTTTGGGTCATGACCTTTTGAGACAGGGTTGGGATGCGTCGACGCAGCTCGCCAAAACGCTGCGGCGCCTGTGCGAGGTTGAGAAGGATAAGCGGCGCCCAGCGATTGAGGACAACCCGCAACAATCGACGGATATCACATTCCGGATTGGCGCCAGCCTCTTCGAGTTTTGCCCAAAAACCGGCTTCGTCCTGCCAGGCACCTGCGTCTGGCGCACTTTTGAGATCGACTTTTTTCATGGGAACCTAAAGATACCTAGTTGCTTTTAGAAACTACTGTCTCCAGCTTAAGCGCCAGAACGGAACTGGGCAAGGAGATGGATATGGTCTGGCTGCGAAACACGGGGCTGACATTGGTTGTATTGGTGACGATTGTGGCCCTTACGCTTTACAGCCGATACGGCGGCGGGGAGCCTTACCCAGACATGTCGACAGCGCCACTCTTCGGTGATGAGGCGCTTGAAACAGTCTTGGCGTTTCCAGAGCCCTTTGGAAATGTTGCTGCATCAGAAGATGGCAGGGTGTTTTTTACCGTTCATCCGGAATCCGGACCGACGGGTCCTGTCCTTTATGAAATCCGCAATGGGAAGGCCGTTCCCTATCCGACGCGGAGACTATGTCTATTACGGCGCCATGACCCATGATGGTCTGTACCGGGTGCCGACCTCTGTTCTGAACGATCAGTCCGCTTCACCCGATGCGGTCGCTGCGGCAGCGGAGAGAGTAGGGGACAAGCCTTTGACCGACGGACTGAGCATTGATATGGCGGGGAACATGTACATCACTGATGTCGAACATGGTGGCATTGCGCGCATGGCACCTGACGGGTCACTGCAAACCCTGATCGCCAGTGAGCGAGTCCGCTGGGCGGACGGCATCTCCTATGGATGAGACGGATATTTCTACTTCACCGACAGCGCCATCCCGGACCAGATGCTTCAATCAAAATCTCACATAAAGGCAGCAGCGCCTTACTACCTCTATCGGTTCAAGGCAGACATCCCTGGGATGCCTGGGCGCTAGCATTTAGCGGTCGGGAAGCAGCCGCGGTTTGATCTGATTGACCATCACATCGAAAAAAAGGTCGGGCTCTTCCCACGGCGGTGCATGTGCAGAGTTCTCAAAATAGAAGAGCTGCTTGTCAGGAGCGGACAGACGATTGAAATAGGCTTCCGCTAGCTCTGAAGGTGTTTGATGGTCATAGCGACCAAGTGCAAAAAAGACCGGCACCTCAAACGACAGGTAGGTCCGGTCGAGATTGATATCCCCAATCTGATCCCACAGATGATCCATTGAGAAGAGGGCGCTTCGAACCAGATTGATGAGATCAATCAGATTGAATTCAGGAATGGAGAGCGCCGTCCAGGCGAGACTGAGTTGCGAGCGCCCATCATGGGTGAGCCCACCGCCAAACTCAGTGAGCCACCCTCGTTGAACAAGTGTTTCATCGACGCCATAGGGTGGTGCGCCGATTTCCGTCAACTCAGCTATCGCGGCTTCATTGCCCAGGCGCTCAGCTTCCGCCAGCGCAAACGCATAGGAAGTGGTTTCATTAGCTGCCATGTCGGAGATCTGGCCGGTCCCAATGTATCCCGACAATTTTTCAGGGTGGGCAGCCGCATAGGTCGTGCCGAGAAGGGATCCCCAGGAATGGCCGAGAATGGCAACGCGGTCGCGTCCAAACTTGGTGCGCAGGTGATCAACGACGACATCAATGTCGGCAATGATCTGGGGCAGGTTCATGGTTTCAGCAGGCGTATCCGGATCGAAGCTCTTCCCGGCACCGCGCTGATCCCAGTGGACCACAACGAATTCGTCCTCAAGGTTGCTGTTATAGGCGCGGAACCAGGCAAACTCGCCGGCTCCAGGCCCCCCATGCAACACCAGCAGAACCGGATTGTCTCGGTCGCGCCCCCGGGTCAGCGTCCATTGTTTAAGGCCGTTCACCTCAACCCACTCTTCCTCGGCAATGCTGCCTGAAACGGTGGCGCCATTGGCGTCGACGATGGCTGGGGTTGAGGTTGGCCAAAGCAGCCAAACCAGCGAAATGCCTAGGGCGATAGCAATGGCACTGAGCAATCTGACGGTGATTTTCATGGGGCTCCCCCGTTTGTGACCAGGCCTGACCATATATCAAGGCTTTTGGCCATGTATTGCGGCAAATTGGGTGCAATTGGCGCTTGACGTGGAGCTTTCCATGACTAATGTCGGCGGCGCTTCAGACACTTCTGAACGGGCGGTTAGCTCAGCTGGGAGAGCATCTCGTTTACACCGAGAGGGTCGGCGGTTCGATCCCGTCACCGCCCACCATTTTCCTTCAAGATACTCCTGAACCCGAACCCCTCACGTTGAGGCACCAGCCAGACTTGGGTGCACCTCAGTAATGAGGTGCAATTCTTTCGAGAAGAGTTTCTTCGCGCGCTGCCGCGTCCCCAGTCATGGCGTTGGATGATGTAACAGTCGAAGAGGTGGTGAAACGACTGGGTGAGCACTAGCGGCAACGGAGGATCACTTAGATGGCCCCTTTTTGTCAGGGGCAAGACGTCAAACGGGGGACAATCGTTCTTGCAGATTGATGATTAGAGCAGCACCAAAAGCTACGGCGGCCAACATCGGCCCGAAAAAAGCTATGCCAGTTGCCACCCTCGTAAACGTTTCATTGAGCTCCTCTGGGTG
The DNA window shown above is from Parvibaculaceae bacterium PLY_AMNH_Bact1 and carries:
- a CDS encoding HU family DNA-binding protein (Derived by automated computational analysis using gene prediction method: Protein Homology.) gives rise to the protein MSWGFAPRSLEGPNVNKNDLIAVIADQTGLAKGDATKAVDCVFDTITSTLKGGDEVRLVGFGTFNVTRRNASEGRNPRTGEKIQIPASNQPKFKAGKGLKDAVNS
- a CDS encoding MFS transporter (Derived by automated computational analysis using gene prediction method: Protein Homology.), with amino-acid sequence MTRSLAPFFSLFLSTAILLLGDGLFGTLLPIRGSLNGFSATSLGLMGSAYFAGYMLGALFGPAGIMRVGHIRSFAVFASIASAAPLAHMLFSEPVAWILLRIATGFCIAGLYMIIESWLNEQANNSNRGTVFAVYRVVSLASLTLGQLALNLFDPGGFELFAVVAILTSFALVPVSLTTAVQPAPLETARVKLGELWSISPVGVMGCFIVGLVNGPFWALGPVYAREVGLDIQGVSFFMTLAILGGALLQVPVGRLSDRIDRRWVLIFVLAGVALTAAYLSLAPGQVGTSSIYLGAFGFGAFALSLYGLCVAQANDHAAPHQFVLVASGLTLVFAVGAMTGPLVISGLIGLLGIGAVFALSALSSGLFIFFVLARIFTREAVAEEEKEDFVAVPISQTTAAPLELDPRADGEEVPPK
- a CDS encoding helix-turn-helix domain-containing protein (Derived by automated computational analysis using gene prediction method: Protein Homology.), with the translated sequence MKKVDLKSAPDAGAWQDEAGFWAKLEEAGANPECDIRRLLRVVLNRWAPLILLNLAQAPQRFGELRRRIPTLSQKVMTQNLRALEEAALISRSVVDTSPPQVTYALTPEAGPLIEHLMQIAAWANEHTADA
- a CDS encoding hypothetical protein (Derived by automated computational analysis using gene prediction method: GeneMarkS-2+.) — protein: MVWLRNTGLTLVVLVTIVALTLYSRYGGGEPYPDMSTAPLFGDEALETVLAFPEPFGNVAASEDGRVFFTVHPESGPTGPVLYEIRNGKAVPYPTRRLCLLRRHDP
- a CDS encoding hypothetical protein (Derived by automated computational analysis using gene prediction method: Protein Homology.); this translates as MTHDGLYRVPTSVLNDQSASPDAVAAAAERVGDKPLTDGLSIDMAGNMYITDVEHGGIARMAPDGSLQTLIASERVRWADGISYG
- a CDS encoding alpha/beta hydrolase (Derived by automated computational analysis using gene prediction method: Protein Homology.); its protein translation is MKITVRLLSAIAIALGISLVWLLWPTSTPAIVDANGATVSGSIAEEEWVEVNGLKQWTLTRGRDRDNPVLLVLHGGPGAGEFAWFRAYNSNLEDEFVVVHWDQRGAGKSFDPDTPAETMNLPQIIADIDVVVDHLRTKFGRDRVAILGHSWGSLLGTTYAAAHPEKLSGYIGTGQISDMAANETTSYAFALAEAERLGNEAAIAELTEIGAPPYGVDETLVQRGWLTEFGGGLTHDGRSQLSLAWTALSIPEFNLIDLINLVRSALFSMDHLWDQIGDINLDRTYLSFEVPVFFALGRYDHQTPSELAEAYFNRLSAPDKQLFYFENSAHAPPWEEPDLFFDVMVNQIKPRLLPDR